The segment ACAGGGTGAGGGGACACACAGAAGGGCCTGGTCCCACCCTTCTCCTCTGGGCCATGAGGCCCATTGTTAAAACGTGGTGCCCACATTCTCCTACAGACAGCAGCCCCATTGTGGAGGTGCCCATCGTGACAGCAGCCATGCCAACGGTGTCCTTCCTCAGACTGGGAAGGTGCACAGTGTCCAAATCCCGAATCCTCAATCTCACCCTGAGTCAGGCACAGCTGCAGCAGAACATCTTCCTGCACTCCGAGATGGAATGTGGGAAAGTGCCCCGCAGGATATCCGATGGAATGGCTGAGATCAGCTGGTATCTCCCTTCTGGGAAGAGTAACATGGATATTTTCCCAGAGGCTGCTGCATTCATTAACCTCCGAGGTGATGCTGAAACTTTCCAGGGAAACGCTCGGTTTCTGGCAAAAGTATCTGCTGCTCTTTTTATTTTCATTGATGTTATCGGTGAGAAGGAAAGAGAATTCCTCACCTCTCTCACACAGTCAGCAGCAAAACTCTTTCTCATAGTCAACACTGACATCAATCAGCAACACATAACCCCTGAGCAGGTGAAGAAACTGTTCAAAGATCTAAAGTTAAAACATCAACAATGCATTCTTCGGGCAAATGTAAATGAGGCTAAACTTGTGGAAAAGCTCCGTTCTCAGATCAAACAAGTAATTCTAAAGAGGGACAGGGACCAGACCTTGCTGAGCCTGGAGCAAATGGCTGACATTGCGATGGAAAGTGGGATTGAGCTTGATGAACGTCAACCTAAAATACAACGAGCCTTGGAACTGACCTCTAAAGTACAGAGAAATCCTGACGCTGGACACCAGTGGATATCAGAGGATCTAACTAATCCCAATCTCTACAACAActtacagggaatggagagtgttttATCAGCTGGAAATAACCAATGTGATAATTTTAGCACCCCACAGGTAGTGAAGGATCTGGGTTCAAAGGATCATTATACCAACAAATCGTCAACAACATCTACACAGGATGCTTCCTGGGATAAACTGGAGGACAGTAAACCAGCTCAAACAGAAAAATGTCCTTGTCAACTTCTCCAAACGATCCCCTCAGGCAATTCAATGGTGATGAATCCTGGACAGACATGTGCTCAGTCCTCAGAATGTGACAATGATGAGGATCAGGATGAAGATTCTCTGGATGTGAAAGGACATAGAGTTGAAAAACATCATCTTGGAATACAAGAAGTAAAGGACCTGACCTCAAAAGAAAAGAATAAAGCTGACCCTGGAGACCAGGAGGAGCCAGAGGATCCATTTTATCGTAACAGATGCAACATAGGAAAGAGAAAGGATGGAAATAAAGAGACTGAAAATCTCGGCCCACTACAACTCCTGAATGATTTCGGATTACAGGATCATTATCCTCACAAATTGTCTCTTCAGACTGTATGGGAGATTTCTCAGGATAAACTGGACGACTGCAAACCAACATATGCAGAAGATCTCCCTTGGAGGTTTGACCAAAGGATCCTCTCAGCAAATTCTCTAGTGAGGAATCTTGAATGGCTACCTGATCTACCCTCGGACGGtgaggatgatgatgatgaggaacAAAATGATATCCTGGAAGATAGATGGTCAAGAGATTCTGGGATGAATCCTCTGGATATCATTGCTGCCATTTTCCTCTCTGCTGACCACTTTCTCCAACAAGAACTGATGCTGAAGACGTCTCTGTGCCAGTTTGGATTACCCTTTCTGATGccagacacacacagtcactccaTGGACAAGGTGAGGGGACACACAGAAGGGCCCAGTGCCACCCTTCTCCTCTGGGCCATGAGGCCCATTGTTAAAATATGTTGCCCACGTTCTCCTACAGACAGCAGCCACATTGTGGAGGTGCCCATCGTGACAGCAGCCATGCCAACGGTGTCCTTCCTCAGACTGGGAAGGTGCACAGTGTCCAAATCCCGAATCCTCAATCTCACCCTGAGTCAGGCACAGCTGCAGCAGAACATCTTCCTGCACTCCGAGATGGAATGTGGGAATGTGCCCCGCAGGATATCTGATGGAATGGCTGAGATCAGCTGGTATCTCCCTTCTGGGAAGAGTAACACGGATATTTTCCCAGAGGCTGCTGCATTCATTAACCTCCGAGGTGATGCTGAAACTTTCCAGGGAAACGCTTCATTCCTGGCGAAAGCATCTGCTGCTCTCTTTATCTTCATTGACGTTATCGGTGAGAAGGAAAGAGAATTCCTCACCTCTCTCACACAGTCACCAGCAAAACTCTTTCTCATAGTCAACACCCACATCAACCAGCAACACATAACCCCTGAGCAGGTGAAGAAACTGTTCAAAGATTTAAAGTTAGAACGTCAACAATGCCTTCTTCGGGCAAATGTAAATGAGGCTAAATTTGTGGAAAAGCTTCATTCTCAGATCAAACAAGTAATTCTAATGAGGGACAGGGACCAGACTTTGCTGAGCCTGGAGCAAATGGCTGATATTGCGATGAAAAGTGGGATTGAGGTCAATGAACGTCAACCTGAAATACAACGAGCCAAGAAACGTACCTCAGAAGTGCAGAGAAAAAGAGACGCTGAAGAATTCCGAATACCAGAGGAACAATCTGATCAGAATTCATTCAACATCTCAGCGGGAACTGAGGGTGTCTCAGATGGAATAAACAGTGGTTTACCAGATGGAAGTAACGATTCTCTAAATTATACTCCTTCTCAAATTGTAAAGGATTTGGGATTACAGGACCATTATCCTCACAAACTGTCTCTAAAGGCTGTGCGGGAGGTGTCCCAGGATAAACTTGAGGACAGGAAACCAACCAAACCAGAAGATCTTCCTTGGCGATTTCTCCAAAGGATCCTCGCAGTCAATTCACTGGCAAGGAATGCTGACTGGCCACCTGTACCATCCCAGGAATATGAGGACATTGATGATAAAGAATTTAGCGGATCGTTTCAGGTAAAAGAACCAAGAGACCGTCGGATGAATCCTCTGGATATCATTGCTGCCATTTTCCTCTCTGCTGACCACTTTCTCCAGCAGGAACTGATGCTGAAGATGTCTCTGTGCCAGTTTGGATTACCCTTTCTGATGCCAGACACACACAGTCACCCCATGGACAGGGTGAGGGGACACACAGAAGGGCCTGGTCCCACCCTTCTCCTCTGGGCAATGAGGCCCATTGTTAAAACGTGGTGCCCACATTCTCCTACAGACAGCAGGCCCATTGTGGAGGTGCCCATCGTGACAGCAGCCATGCCAACGGTGTCCTTCCTCAGACTGGGAAGGTGCACAGTGTCCAAATCCCGAATCCTCAATCTCACCCTGAGTCAGGCACAGCTGCAGCAGAACATCTTCCTGCACTCCGAGATGGAATGTGGGAATGTGCCCCGCAGGATATCCGATGGAATGGCTGAGATCAGCTGGTATCTCCCTTCTGAGAAGAGTCACACAGATATTTTCCCAGAGGCTGCTGCATTCATTAACCTCCGAGGTGATGCTGAAACTTTCCAGGGAAATGCTCGGTTTCTGGCGAAAGTATCTGCTGCTCTCTTTATCTTCATTGACGTGATCGGTGAGAAGGAAAGAGAATTCCTCACCTCTCTCACACAGTCACCAGCAAAACTCTTTCTCATAGTCAACACTCACATCAATCAGCAACACATAACCCCTGAGCAGGTGAAGAAACTGTTCAAAGATCTAAAGTTAGAACGTCCACAGTGGATTCGTCGGACAAATGTAAATGAGGCCGAACTTGTGGAAAAGCTCCGTTCTCAGATCAATCAAGTAATACTAATGAGGGACGGGGACCAGACCTTGCTGAGCCTGGAGAAAATGGCTGACATTGCGATGGAAAGTGGGATTGAGGTCGATGAACGTCAACCTAAAATACAACGAGCCAAGGAACTGACCAAAGTACTGGACACACTTGACTCAGGAGACATTACTGAGTATAAAAAGAGAGTGTTGCCCTTTCATGGAGTGCCCTGGCAAGCGTTGTCTGAAGTTGAAAAAGAGAAATCTCGGATGAAACACCGTGGGGACAGAACCACAGAAGTGTATAACCATGAACTGGACCGGGAGACGAACAGAATCCGGGAAGCTCAGCTCGGACAGAGTCTGTCGGAAGAGATGTGGCTGTTCATTGAACAACTCACCTGTCATGGTGGGGTTGACAGAGCCATTTCACTACAGTGGCTGAAGCTGGACCTGGACAGTAAGTCACGGGAAATTATGGCAGGATTGTGTAGAATTTATAAAAAACTGTGCAAAGACTCAAAGCAGAAGGAGAAGGAACTGAAGGAGTTGGATCAGAAGATGTCTGATAGTTCCCTGGGACTCGAGCATTTCATGAGGGAACTTGGCCAGATTTATGAACTTTCAGTGACAGGACACAATATCACCCGAAGGACACAGATCCACCCAAAGGTGTTGCAGTTCCCAGGTGTTGCTGCTGAACTGTTGCTGGAAGGCTTCCCACTGGAACTCATCGATGGAGATGTTTCCAATGTTCCCGTTCCATGGATCACTGCCGTACTCACAGAAGTGGCTAACAAAGTGGGAAGAGCTTGCCGAGTGTTTGTGCTGACGGTGATTGGAGTTCAGAGCACAGGCAAGTCCACACTCCTCAACACAATGTTCTGTTTGCGGTTCGCTGTGAGCAGTGGCCGATGTACTCGAGGGGCCTACATGCAGTTGATCAAAGTCACAGGGAGCCTGGCCAAGGAGCTGGGCTGTGAGTTCATCCTGGTCATTGACACAGAGGGTCTGAGAGCCCCAGAACTCACAACTCTGACAGACAGCTACGAGCACGACAATGAGCTGGCAACTTTCGTGGTTGGATTAAGCAACGTAACGTTGGTAAACATCGGGATGGAAAATCTGTCAGAGATGAAAGATATTTTACAGATTGTTGTTCATTCCTTAATCCGCATGAGGGAGACAGGAAAAGGGCCAAAGTGCATATTTGTGCACCAGAACGTCGGCGATGTGAGTGCGCACGATCAGAATCTGAGAGGCCGTCAGAAACTCCTGGAACAGCTGGATAAGATGACAGAGGCTGCAGCAAAGCTGGAGAAGGTAGACCGAGTAACGTTCCGTGATGTGATGGACTATGATGCTGACAAGGACAACTGGTACATCCCTGGTCTGTGGCATGGTACACCCCCAATGGCTGCAGTCAACACCGGCTACAGTGAACACGTCTCCCAACTGAAGAAGAACCTCATTCAGTGTCTACTCCAACAGAGCAAAAGCCAAAGAGCTTTCACCATCCCGGACTTTATCAAATGGATGGCTGGGCTTTGGGAGCAGGTGAAACATGAAAATTTCATTTTCAGCTTCCAGAACAGTCTGGTCGCAGAGGCTTACAGCCACCTCTCCATGAAGTACAAGGACTGGGAGTGGGAACTCCGCAAACTCACTCACTCCTGGGGAAATGAGGCTGAAAACAGAATCAACAATGCCAGAGGAGATCTCACCGAACTGCTCCATAATCTGGAGAGGGAGATGAGCACAGAGCTGAACAAAAGGGAGGGTGACACTCTGAATAAACTACAGGCTCTGTATGAAAGTGGGGCTGATAACGTGCATCTGATGGAGAAATACAGAGAGGAATTTAAGCTCAGCATCTCCAGTTTATGCAGACGACTTCAGCACGATTCGATGCAGAGATGTAGAGATGCCGTGAATAGACAGGTGGGACTGCAGGGAGTGGATAATATTTGGAATAACTTTCACAAGAAGATTGGAGAACAAGTCAAGGAGCTTTTACAGAAGTGTAAAACAGCAAATCGGGTGTTGGGTCAACAGGAATTGCAAACTGAATTTCAAAGGATGTGGAAAGATACACTCTCCCAGCTGGAGTATCAACCCTGCAGAAAAAGAAACATTGAACTGGACATTGAAGATCTTCTCAGAGAGGAAACAAATACTCAAGGGAGAGTCATTAATGAAAGTCTGAAACGTGAAAAATTCTGTAAACTGGGGACCCAGAACTTTCAGATTGAAGTGAAACACATCAGCAGGACATGGTCAAGAACACTTAAAGCAGCATGGAGTACTTCCTCCCAACAATCAGATCTCAATCAAGCAGCAATGGTTACAAACAC is part of the Mobula birostris isolate sMobBir1 chromosome 4, sMobBir1.hap1, whole genome shotgun sequence genome and harbors:
- the LOC140196902 gene encoding interferon-induced very large GTPase 1-like translates to MERVSPAGNYKSDNLSTPQIVKDLDLQNHYPHKLSLMSVREVFRYQLDNNKLTRPENLPWRFVLRILIGNSLARNSEWPPAQHSEGEDDDDNEFNDFFEVTTPGNRGMNPLDIIAAIFLCADHSLQQELMLKMSLCQFALPFLMPDTRSLPTDRVRGHTEGPGPTLLLWAMRPIVKTWCPHSPTDSSPIVEVPIVTAAMPTVSFLRLGRCTVSKSRILNLTLSQAQLQQNIFLHSEMECGNVPRRISDGMAEISWYLPSGKSNTDIFPEAAAFINLRGDAETFQGNASFLAKASAALFIFIDVIGEKEREFLTSLTQSPAKLFLIVNTHINQQHITPEQVKKLFKDLKLERQQCLLRANVNEAKFVEKLHSQIKQVILMRDRDQTLLSLEQMADIAMKSGIEVNERQPEIQRAKKRTSEVQRKRDAEEFRIPEEQSDQNSFNISAGTEGVSDGINSGLPDGSNDSLNYTPSQIVKDLGLQDHYPHKLSLKAVREVSQDKLEDRKPTKPEDLPWRFLQRILAVNSLARNADWPPVPSQEYEDIDDKEFSGSFQVKEPRDRRMNPLDIIAAIFLSADHFLQQELMLKMSLCQFGLPFLMPDTHSHPMDRVRGHTEGPGPTLLLWAMRPIVKTWCPHSPTDSRPIVEVPIVTAAMPTVSFLRLGRCTVSKSRILNLTLSQAQLQQNIFLHSEMECGNVPRRISDGMAEISWYLPSEKSHTDIFPEAAAFINLRGDAETFQGNARFLAKVSAALFIFIDVIGEKEREFLTSLTQSPAKLFLIVNTHINQQHITPEQVKKLFKDLKLERPQWIRRTNVNEAELVEKLRSQINQVILMRDGDQTLLSLEKMADIAMESGIEVDERQPKIQRAKELTKVLDTLDSGDITEYKKRVLPFHGVPWQALSEVEKEKSRMKHRGDRTTEVYNHELDRETNRIREAQLGQSLSEEMWLFIEQLTCHGGVDRAISLQWLKLDLDSKSREIMAGLCRIYKKLCKDSKQKEKELKELDQKMSDSSLGLEHFMRELGQIYELSVTGHNITRRTQIHPKVLQFPGVAAELLLEGFPLELIDGDVSNVPVPWITAVLTEVANKVGRACRVFVLTVIGVQSTGKSTLLNTMFCLRFAVSSGRCTRGAYMQLIKVTGSLAKELGCEFILVIDTEGLRAPELTTLTDSYEHDNELATFVVGLSNVTLVNIGMENLSEMKDILQIVVHSLIRMRETGKGPKCIFVHQNVGDVSAHDQNLRGRQKLLEQLDKMTEAAAKLEKVDRVTFRDVMDYDADKDNWYIPGLWHGTPPMAAVNTGYSEHVSQLKKNLIQCLLQQSKSQRAFTIPDFIKWMAGLWEQVKHENFIFSFQNSLVAEAYSHLSMKYKDWEWELRKLTHSWGNEAENRINNARGDLTELLHNLEREMSTELNKREGDTLNKLQALYESGADNVHLMEKYREEFKLSISSLCRRLQHDSMQRCRDAVNRQVGLQGVDNIWNNFHKKIGEQVKELLQKCKTANRVLGQQELQTEFQRMWKDTLSQLEYQPCRKRNIELDIEDLLREETNTQGRVINESLKREKFCKLGTQNFQIEVKHISRTWSRTLKAAWSTSSQQSDLNQAAMVTNTIEEECIHWITDITEMDMDYDSKHCIELLKMIEEKVDNISHQHLSMSEVFKAEFKLHLCGYAAPRFQEMHRRFIHKHDPRRRLENMESQYFDLFMDIYTQQDENQRQADRFARSCFLPALRDATLKSLSVKIVDDMKKHDSERRYSLRNSFTVALLVHLKQTHQFDNYLQYITDFENFAKDWLHQQVIKHCKTELDGESTFTRLAKEILTEITGQAKDIVQDAVKQNFAGNAQSFLNMFVEKLNTRISMPKDEMKLVLFQSGRDGKKCAEAILPCIDEVEQDLLCEVKGWNVKAKIEELSIKPREELFKGLFNCTKKCPFCGVFCDSETPVHSQHSCKQHRPEGLNRYRWAGSECLVMDICTASVASDARFRNKDTSLEWHPYKDYQTVNDYYKSWIIQREISAQAASYWKKVFYTFNQQFADEYRAKPAEIDGSWNIDWDVVREEMNKTFNMTIQSW